The Rhizobium sp. BT03 genome has a window encoding:
- a CDS encoding ABC transporter ATP-binding protein, translating to MEAAESRTQSVSSDTVTGILKRIIAENGRDHLWGYVFAIVCLIVVALSTAFTAWIMRAIIDEAFANRRADVVWIICLSIFIAFVLRGFASYGQAVALSKVGNNIVARYQRRLYSHLMTLSVGFFSEARSAHIAAQVSQNVSGIRDVLNLTITSTVRDLLTFISLIGVMVLQDPLLSLAVFIMAPPLLYALRYVSKRLRSATREAVHLNSHVLGAMQETIQGIAIVKAFTMEDELERKVNKLITGAESRANRIARLSERTSPLTESFAGFAVASVLAYAAYRSIYYNVPPGAFFSFVTALLLAYDPARRLARLQVQMERAVVNARMIYELLDMEPRQRDLPDAKPLAVTQARIEFRNVSFGYGNDSVLSGVSFIAEGGATTALVGPSGAGKSTVINLIPRFYDPREGEILIDGQDIAHITKKSLRHQLAYVSQQPYLFEGTIRDNIRYGRPEATDAEVEDAARLAYAHDFISAQPQGYDTPVGENGVTLSGGQRQRLSIARALVRNAPILLLDEATSALDTESEAAVQKALDEAMTGRTVVVIAHRLSTVVRADKIVVMQQGRVVEEGNHETLAKVSDGLYARLNNLQRPSASDSN from the coding sequence TTGGAAGCGGCGGAAAGCAGAACGCAGAGCGTCAGCAGCGATACCGTAACCGGCATCCTGAAGCGCATCATCGCTGAAAACGGCCGCGACCATCTCTGGGGCTATGTCTTTGCGATCGTCTGTCTCATCGTGGTGGCGCTTTCGACGGCGTTTACCGCCTGGATCATGCGGGCGATCATCGACGAGGCCTTCGCCAACCGCCGTGCCGACGTCGTCTGGATCATCTGTCTTTCGATCTTCATTGCCTTCGTGCTGCGCGGTTTTGCGAGCTACGGCCAGGCGGTGGCGCTTTCGAAAGTCGGCAACAATATCGTCGCGCGTTACCAGCGCCGGCTCTATTCGCATCTGATGACGCTTTCGGTCGGCTTCTTCAGCGAGGCGCGCTCGGCCCATATCGCCGCACAGGTGAGCCAGAACGTCAGCGGCATCCGCGACGTGCTCAACCTGACGATCACCTCGACAGTGCGTGATCTCCTGACCTTTATCTCGCTGATCGGCGTGATGGTTCTCCAGGACCCGCTGCTCAGCCTCGCCGTGTTCATCATGGCGCCGCCGCTGCTTTATGCGCTGCGCTATGTTTCCAAGCGGCTGCGCTCGGCGACCCGCGAGGCGGTGCATTTGAACAGCCATGTCCTCGGCGCCATGCAGGAGACGATCCAGGGTATTGCCATCGTCAAAGCCTTCACGATGGAAGACGAACTGGAGCGCAAGGTCAACAAACTCATCACCGGCGCCGAAAGCCGCGCGAACCGGATTGCCCGGCTTTCCGAACGCACCTCGCCGCTGACCGAGAGTTTCGCAGGCTTTGCCGTCGCCAGCGTGCTCGCCTATGCCGCCTACCGCTCGATCTATTACAATGTGCCGCCGGGCGCCTTCTTCTCCTTCGTCACGGCGCTGCTGCTTGCCTATGACCCGGCCCGCCGGCTTGCCCGCCTGCAGGTGCAGATGGAGCGTGCCGTCGTCAATGCGCGGATGATCTACGAACTGCTCGACATGGAACCGCGCCAGCGCGACCTGCCGGACGCAAAGCCGCTGGCGGTGACGCAGGCGAGGATCGAATTCCGCAATGTTTCCTTCGGCTACGGCAATGACAGCGTGCTCAGCGGCGTCAGCTTCATCGCCGAGGGCGGCGCGACCACGGCGCTGGTCGGTCCCTCGGGCGCCGGTAAATCGACGGTCATCAACCTCATTCCGCGCTTTTACGATCCGCGCGAGGGCGAGATTCTTATCGACGGACAGGACATCGCCCACATCACCAAGAAGTCGCTGCGCCATCAGCTCGCCTATGTCTCGCAGCAGCCTTACCTGTTCGAGGGCACAATCCGCGACAATATCCGCTACGGCCGGCCGGAAGCAACGGATGCCGAAGTGGAAGACGCAGCCCGGCTTGCCTATGCGCATGACTTCATCTCGGCGCAGCCGCAAGGATACGACACGCCGGTCGGCGAAAACGGCGTGACGCTGTCGGGCGGCCAGCGCCAGCGGCTGTCGATTGCGCGTGCACTGGTACGCAATGCGCCGATCCTGCTGCTCGACGAGGCGACCTCGGCGCTGGACACCGAATCCGAAGCGGCCGTGCAGAAGGCGCTCGACGAGGCGATGACCGGACGCACCGTCGTCGTCATCGCCCACCGGCTTTCGACCGTGGTGCGCGCCGACAAGATCGTCGTCATGCAGCAGGGCCGGGTCGTCGAGGAAGGCAATCACGAGACGCTTGCGAAGGTCAGCGACGGTCTTTACGCTCGCCTCAACAATCTGCAGAGGCCTTCGGCCTCCGATTCAAACTGA
- the dapB gene encoding 4-hydroxy-tetrahydrodipicolinate reductase: MSDAAMKLVVVGAAGRMGQTLIRLIHSIEGATLHAAVERSGSPFIGKDAGEIAGLGPSGVIIGDDPLQAFLHAEGVLDFTSPAATVEFSGLAAQARIVHVIGTTGCSDDDNARIAAAARHARIVKSGNMSLGVNLLSVLAEQAARALEPEDWDIEILEMHHKHKVDAPSGTALLLGEAAAKGRGIDLAAQSVRVRDGHTGARQAGTIGFATLRGGSVIGEHSVLFAGEGEIVTLSHSAADRSIFARGAIKAALWARDKKPGLYSMLDVLGLSSQ; this comes from the coding sequence ATGAGCGATGCTGCGATGAAACTGGTGGTGGTTGGCGCGGCAGGGCGCATGGGCCAGACACTGATCCGGCTCATCCATTCCATCGAGGGCGCCACGCTGCATGCGGCGGTCGAGCGTAGCGGTTCGCCCTTTATCGGCAAGGATGCCGGCGAGATCGCCGGCCTCGGCCCGAGCGGCGTCATCATTGGCGACGACCCGCTCCAGGCCTTCCTGCATGCCGAGGGCGTGCTCGACTTCACCTCGCCGGCCGCGACAGTGGAATTCTCGGGGCTCGCCGCGCAGGCCCGCATCGTCCATGTCATCGGCACCACAGGCTGCTCGGACGACGACAATGCCAGGATCGCGGCGGCGGCCCGCCATGCCCGCATCGTCAAATCAGGCAATATGAGCCTCGGGGTCAATCTGCTCAGCGTGCTCGCCGAACAGGCTGCACGGGCGCTCGAGCCTGAGGATTGGGACATCGAAATCCTGGAAATGCACCACAAGCACAAGGTGGATGCGCCTTCCGGCACCGCCCTTCTTCTCGGCGAGGCAGCGGCCAAGGGGCGCGGCATCGATCTCGCCGCCCAGTCGGTCCGGGTGCGCGACGGCCATACCGGGGCTCGGCAAGCCGGCACCATCGGCTTTGCGACGCTGCGCGGCGGCTCCGTCATCGGCGAGCATTCGGTGCTTTTCGCCGGCGAAGGCGAGATCGTCACCCTGTCGCACAGTGCCGCCGACCGGTCGATCTTTGCGCGCGGCGCCATCAAGGCGGCGCTCTGGGCGCGCGACAAGAAGCCGGGTCTCTATTCCATGCTCGACGTGCTCGGGCTTTCTTCCCAATAA
- a CDS encoding 2,3-bisphosphoglycerate-dependent phosphoglycerate mutase → MSGTLVLVRHGQSDWNLKNLFTGWKDPDLTALGIEEANAGGKALAEYGIKFDVAYTSVLVRAQHTLKLILDKVGQPDLPTIRDQALNERDYGDLSGLNKDDARAKWGEEQVHIWRRSYDVPPPGGESLRDTGARVWPYYLTEILPRVLRGEKVLVAAHGNSLRSLVMVLDKLTKEGVLALNLATGVPMVYTLKADSTVASKEVLGDMSGAH, encoded by the coding sequence ATGAGCGGTACCCTCGTCCTCGTTCGCCACGGCCAGAGTGACTGGAACCTGAAGAATCTCTTCACCGGCTGGAAGGATCCCGATCTGACAGCGCTCGGCATCGAGGAAGCCAATGCCGGCGGCAAGGCACTGGCAGAATACGGGATCAAATTCGACGTCGCCTATACCTCGGTGCTGGTGCGCGCGCAGCACACGCTGAAGCTCATCCTCGACAAGGTCGGCCAGCCCGATCTGCCGACGATCCGCGACCAGGCGCTGAACGAGCGCGACTACGGCGATCTCTCCGGCCTCAACAAGGACGATGCGCGCGCCAAATGGGGCGAGGAGCAGGTGCATATCTGGCGCCGCTCCTACGACGTGCCGCCGCCCGGCGGCGAAAGCCTGCGCGACACCGGCGCCCGCGTCTGGCCCTATTACCTGACCGAAATCCTGCCGCGCGTGCTCAGGGGCGAGAAGGTGCTGGTTGCCGCGCACGGCAATTCGCTGCGCTCGCTGGTGATGGTGCTCGACAAGCTGACCAAGGAAGGCGTGCTCGCCCTTAACCTCGCGACAGGCGTCCCGATGGTCTACACGCTGAAGGCGGATTCGACCGTCGCTTCGAAGGAAGTGCTCGGCGACATGTCCGGCGCACACTGA
- the phnF gene encoding phosphonate metabolism transcriptional regulator PhnF produces MAGLKQVQRQTGVALWRQIADRIREAIGNGAYDETGMVPPETVLALQFGVNRHTVRSALAALAQEGIVRAVQGRGTLIERKERLNFPITRRTRFTSGIGDQAREMRSLLLDEVQEAASAEVARWLGLKQGEQVIRLETLRQADKRPVSKATSWFPAERFAGIGEAYRKHESITKAFAELGLPDYVRATTEVTAAHADTADLADLELTPGAILLIAKAMNTDLDGVPVQYSISRFAADRVQFTIEN; encoded by the coding sequence ATGGCGGGATTGAAGCAGGTGCAAAGGCAGACCGGCGTGGCGCTCTGGCGCCAGATCGCCGATCGGATTCGCGAGGCGATCGGCAACGGCGCCTATGACGAGACCGGAATGGTGCCGCCCGAAACCGTGCTGGCGCTGCAATTCGGCGTCAACCGCCACACGGTGCGCAGCGCCTTGGCGGCCTTGGCGCAGGAAGGCATCGTCCGGGCGGTGCAAGGTCGCGGCACACTGATCGAGCGCAAGGAGCGGCTGAATTTCCCGATCACCCGACGCACCCGCTTCACTTCAGGCATCGGCGACCAGGCGCGCGAGATGCGCAGTCTGCTGCTTGATGAGGTGCAGGAGGCGGCGAGCGCCGAGGTCGCCCGCTGGCTGGGTCTGAAGCAGGGAGAGCAGGTGATCCGGCTGGAAACATTGCGTCAGGCCGACAAGCGGCCGGTGTCAAAAGCGACGAGCTGGTTTCCCGCCGAGCGTTTCGCCGGCATCGGCGAGGCCTATCGCAAGCACGAATCGATCACCAAGGCTTTCGCCGAGCTTGGCCTGCCGGACTATGTCCGCGCAACGACCGAGGTGACTGCGGCGCATGCCGACACGGCTGATCTGGCCGATCTCGAACTCACCCCCGGTGCGATTCTTCTGATCGCCAAGGCGATGAATACCGATCTCGACGGCGTGCCGGTGCAATATTCGATCAGCCGCTTCGCGGCCGACCGGGTGCAGTTCACGATCGAGAATTGA
- the phnG gene encoding phosphonate C-P lyase system protein PhnG, with product MISADRTDAASQTASGRKRAADLLARAERSELTAAWNALPEKPAAHPVRGPETGLVMVRGRIGGGGAPFNLGEVTMTRATVRLDSGSVGHAQALGTDREKARLAAIFDALWQEEATKDFVEQALLLPITERIAAAECRKAEETAATRVDFFTMVRGDN from the coding sequence ATGATATCAGCGGACAGGACAGACGCTGCGTCACAGACGGCATCCGGGCGCAAGCGCGCCGCCGATCTGCTGGCGCGCGCAGAACGCAGCGAACTCACGGCGGCCTGGAATGCCTTGCCGGAAAAGCCTGCGGCGCATCCGGTGCGCGGGCCGGAGACCGGACTGGTGATGGTCCGCGGCCGCATCGGCGGCGGCGGCGCGCCCTTCAATCTCGGCGAAGTGACGATGACGCGGGCCACGGTCCGGCTCGACTCCGGCTCGGTCGGTCATGCCCAGGCGCTCGGCACTGATCGTGAGAAGGCGCGGCTCGCGGCGATTTTCGACGCGCTCTGGCAGGAGGAGGCGACCAAGGATTTCGTCGAACAGGCGCTGCTTTTGCCGATCACTGAGCGGATCGCCGCTGCCGAGTGCCGCAAGGCGGAGGAGACGGCGGCCACCCGTGTCGACTTCTTCACCATGGTCAGGGGAGACAACTGA
- the phnH gene encoding phosphonate C-P lyase system protein PhnH encodes MSLKTEALTGGFAEPVFHAQSVFKMLMDGMARPGTIQTVQPDVAPPVPLGIAAGAIALTLCDHDTPVWLPQGLAKSAVSEWLGFHTGAPLTTEKAEARFAFTEAGTALCPFSLFASGTQEYPDRSTTLIIQLPELEGGRRLALMGPGIQSVTEVAPVGLPETFLRLWTENRALFPRGIDIVLTSATRFLCLPRTTKITATEI; translated from the coding sequence ATGAGCCTGAAGACGGAAGCCCTGACCGGCGGCTTTGCCGAGCCGGTCTTCCATGCCCAGAGCGTCTTCAAGATGCTGATGGACGGCATGGCCCGACCCGGCACAATCCAGACCGTTCAGCCCGATGTCGCGCCGCCTGTGCCGCTCGGCATTGCCGCCGGCGCGATCGCTCTCACACTTTGTGACCACGACACGCCGGTCTGGCTGCCCCAAGGGCTGGCGAAATCCGCCGTGTCGGAGTGGCTCGGCTTCCACACCGGCGCACCGCTGACGACGGAGAAGGCCGAGGCGCGCTTCGCTTTCACCGAGGCCGGCACCGCGCTTTGCCCCTTCAGCCTCTTCGCCTCGGGCACGCAGGAATATCCCGACCGCTCGACGACGCTCATTATTCAGCTCCCCGAACTCGAGGGTGGGCGCAGGCTGGCGCTGATGGGTCCCGGCATCCAGAGTGTGACGGAGGTCGCGCCTGTCGGCCTGCCGGAGACCTTCCTGCGGCTCTGGACCGAGAACCGCGCGCTCTTTCCACGCGGAATCGACATCGTGCTGACATCGGCGACACGCTTCCTCTGCCTGCCGCGCACCACCAAGATCACCGCAACGGAGATTTGA
- a CDS encoding carbon-phosphorus lyase complex subunit PhnI: protein MYVAVKGGEAAIANAHRLLADRRRGDRSLPAIGIDQIVAQLALAVDRVMAEASLFDRTLAALAVRQSRGDMIEAIFLLRAYRTTLPRFGYSRPLDTADMTIERRISATYKDLPGGQLLGPTFDYTHRLLDPSLLEDETVEAPAQRAAETGRVMRVSEILDEEGLIEADGDMPEDHEIGDLTREPMEFPMTRDLRLQALARGDEGFLLALGYSTQRGYGRNHPFTGEIRIGEVEVEFDVPELGFAVSLGVIQVTECQMVNQFKGSAKAPPQFTRGYGLVFGQSERKAMAMSLVDRALRAEELGEDITAPAQDEEFVISHSDNVQATGFVEHLKLPHYVDFQAELDLVRRMRREFEAARDAGEDMKEAAE from the coding sequence ATGTATGTTGCCGTCAAGGGTGGCGAGGCCGCCATCGCCAATGCCCATCGCCTGCTGGCCGACCGCCGCCGCGGCGACCGTTCGCTGCCTGCAATCGGCATCGACCAGATCGTCGCGCAGCTGGCGCTCGCCGTCGACCGGGTCATGGCCGAAGCCTCGCTTTTCGACCGCACCCTCGCCGCCCTTGCCGTGCGCCAGTCGCGCGGCGACATGATCGAGGCGATCTTCCTGCTGCGCGCCTACCGCACGACGCTGCCGCGCTTCGGTTATTCCAGGCCGCTCGACACGGCTGATATGACGATCGAACGCCGGATTTCGGCGACCTACAAGGATCTGCCGGGCGGCCAGCTTCTCGGGCCCACTTTCGATTATACCCACCGCCTGCTCGATCCCTCGCTGCTTGAGGACGAAACGGTCGAGGCGCCTGCCCAGCGCGCCGCCGAAACCGGCCGCGTCATGCGGGTCTCCGAGATCCTCGACGAGGAAGGCCTGATCGAGGCCGACGGCGACATGCCCGAAGATCACGAGATCGGCGACCTGACCCGCGAGCCGATGGAATTCCCGATGACCCGCGACCTGCGCCTGCAGGCACTGGCCCGCGGCGACGAAGGTTTCCTGCTGGCGCTCGGTTATTCCACCCAGCGCGGCTATGGCCGCAATCACCCCTTCACCGGGGAAATTCGCATCGGCGAGGTCGAGGTGGAATTCGACGTGCCGGAACTCGGCTTCGCCGTCTCGCTCGGCGTGATCCAGGTCACCGAATGCCAGATGGTCAACCAGTTCAAGGGCTCCGCCAAGGCGCCGCCGCAGTTTACCCGCGGCTACGGCCTGGTCTTCGGCCAGAGCGAGCGCAAGGCGATGGCGATGTCGCTGGTCGATCGCGCGCTTCGCGCCGAAGAGCTCGGCGAGGATATCACCGCGCCGGCGCAGGACGAGGAATTCGTCATCTCCCATTCCGACAACGTCCAGGCGACCGGCTTCGTCGAGCACCTGAAGCTTCCGCATTATGTGGACTTCCAGGCCGAACTCGATCTCGTTCGCCGCATGCGCCGCGAATTCGAAGCCGCCCGCGATGCCGGCGAAGACATGAAGGAAGCCGCCGAATGA
- a CDS encoding alpha-D-ribose 1-methylphosphonate 5-phosphate C-P-lyase PhnJ: MSDLASYNFAYLDEQTKRMIRRAILKAITIPGYQVPFASREMPMPYGWGTGGVQVTASIIGPDDVLKVIDQGADDTTNAVSIRAFFQKVANVAVTTHTGEATIIQTRHRIPEEKLKAGQVLVYQVPIPEPLRFLEPRETETRKMHALEEYGLMHVKLYEDIAHNGRISRTYAYPVKVHGRYVMDPSPTPKFDNPKMHMSEALQLFGAGREKRIYAVPPYTDVVSLDFEDYPFDIQRFDKPCALCSAEDVYLDEVILDDKGGRMFVCSDTDHCEDRRAHGHAGEMLAREAAE; encoded by the coding sequence ATGAGCGATCTGGCCAGCTACAACTTCGCCTATCTCGACGAACAGACCAAGCGGATGATCCGCCGCGCCATCCTGAAGGCGATCACCATTCCGGGCTATCAGGTTCCTTTCGCCTCGCGTGAAATGCCCATGCCCTATGGCTGGGGCACCGGCGGCGTGCAGGTGACGGCCTCGATCATCGGGCCCGACGACGTGCTGAAGGTCATCGACCAGGGCGCCGACGACACGACCAACGCCGTTTCGATCCGCGCCTTCTTCCAGAAAGTCGCCAATGTCGCGGTGACGACGCATACCGGCGAGGCTACGATCATCCAGACGCGCCACCGCATTCCCGAGGAAAAGCTCAAGGCCGGCCAGGTGCTCGTCTACCAGGTGCCGATCCCCGAGCCGCTGCGCTTCCTCGAGCCGCGCGAGACCGAGACGCGCAAAATGCATGCGCTGGAAGAATACGGCCTCATGCATGTGAAGCTCTACGAGGATATCGCCCATAACGGCCGGATCTCCAGGACCTACGCCTATCCGGTGAAGGTGCACGGCCGCTACGTGATGGACCCGTCGCCGACGCCGAAATTCGACAATCCGAAGATGCACATGTCGGAGGCGCTGCAGCTCTTCGGCGCCGGACGCGAGAAGCGCATCTATGCGGTTCCGCCCTATACCGATGTCGTCAGCCTGGATTTCGAGGACTATCCCTTCGATATCCAGCGCTTCGACAAGCCCTGCGCCCTCTGCAGCGCTGAGGATGTCTATCTCGACGAAGTCATCCTCGACGACAAAGGCGGGCGAATGTTCGTCTGCTCCGACACCGATCATTGCGAAGACCGCCGCGCCCACGGGCATGCCGGCGAGATGCTGGCCCGGGAGGCTGCAGAATGA
- the phnK gene encoding phosphonate C-P lyase system protein PhnK produces the protein MSDIPLLKVHDLSKFYGNRIGCRDVSFDLWPGEVLAIVGESGSGKTTLLNCLSTRLLPSTGSVEYHMRDGSYRDLYRMNEAERRFLMRTDWGFVHQNPADGLRMAVSAGANVGERLMAIGDRHYGKIRASAIDWLERVEIDADRIDDQPRAFSGGMRQRLQIARNLVTGPRLVFMDEPTGGLDVSVQARLLDLVRGLVNDLGLSAIVVTHDLAVARLLSHRMMVMKDGYVIEHGLTDRVLDDPREPYTQLLVSSILQV, from the coding sequence ATGAGCGATATCCCGCTTCTCAAAGTCCATGACCTCTCGAAGTTCTACGGCAACCGCATCGGCTGCCGCGACGTCTCCTTCGATCTCTGGCCGGGCGAAGTGCTTGCCATCGTCGGCGAGTCCGGCTCCGGCAAGACGACGCTGCTGAACTGCCTCTCCACCCGTCTGCTGCCGAGCACCGGCAGCGTCGAGTATCACATGCGCGACGGCAGCTACCGCGATCTCTACCGCATGAACGAGGCCGAGCGGCGTTTCCTGATGCGCACCGACTGGGGCTTCGTGCATCAAAACCCGGCCGACGGCCTGCGCATGGCGGTGTCGGCGGGCGCCAACGTCGGCGAACGGCTGATGGCGATCGGCGACCGGCACTACGGCAAGATCCGCGCCTCGGCGATCGACTGGCTGGAACGTGTCGAGATCGATGCCGACCGCATCGACGACCAGCCGCGCGCCTTTTCCGGCGGCATGCGCCAGCGCCTGCAGATCGCCCGCAATCTCGTCACCGGCCCGCGCCTCGTCTTCATGGACGAACCCACCGGCGGCCTCGACGTCTCGGTGCAAGCGCGCCTGCTCGATCTGGTGCGCGGCCTCGTCAACGATCTCGGGCTCTCGGCGATCGTCGTCACCCACGATCTCGCCGTCGCCCGGCTTCTGTCGCACCGGATGATGGTGATGAAGGACGGCTACGTCATCGAACACGGGCTCACCGACCGGGTGCTCGACGACCCGCGCGAGCCCTACACGCAGCTGCTGGTCTCCTCGATCCTGCAGGTCTGA
- the phnL gene encoding phosphonate C-P lyase system protein PhnL: protein MPTPLVVSEVSKSFTMHLRDGIRLPVVSNVAFSVASGECVVLGGPSGVGKSSLLKMIYGNYAVDTGQILIRHDERIVDLAAADPRTVLHVRRHTLGYVSQFLRTVPRVAAIDVVAEPLVARGEDAGAAREKASALLARLNLPEALWQLPPATFSGGEQQRVNIARGFITEHTILLLDEPTASLDARNRAVVVGMIEEKKRAGVALLGIFHDEEVREAVADRILDVQLFSPGKIAA from the coding sequence ATGCCAACGCCCCTCGTCGTTTCCGAAGTCTCGAAAAGCTTCACCATGCACCTGCGCGACGGCATCCGGCTGCCCGTCGTCTCCAATGTCGCCTTCTCGGTCGCCTCAGGCGAATGCGTCGTGCTCGGCGGCCCATCGGGCGTCGGCAAGAGCTCGCTGCTGAAGATGATCTACGGCAATTACGCCGTCGACACCGGTCAGATCCTCATCCGCCACGATGAGCGCATCGTCGATCTCGCCGCCGCCGACCCGCGTACCGTGCTCCACGTCCGGCGCCATACGCTCGGTTACGTCAGCCAGTTCCTGCGCACCGTGCCGCGCGTGGCGGCAATCGACGTGGTCGCCGAACCGCTCGTTGCGCGCGGCGAAGACGCCGGCGCGGCACGGGAGAAAGCAAGCGCCCTGCTTGCCAGGCTCAACCTGCCGGAAGCGCTCTGGCAGCTTCCGCCCGCCACCTTCTCCGGCGGCGAGCAGCAGCGCGTCAACATCGCCCGCGGCTTCATCACCGAGCACACGATCCTGCTTCTCGACGAACCCACCGCCTCGCTCGACGCCCGCAACCGCGCCGTCGTCGTCGGCATGATCGAGGAGAAGAAGCGGGCGGGTGTCGCGCTTCTCGGCATCTTCCACGACGAGGAAGTGCGCGAAGCCGTCGCCGACCGCATCCTCGACGTCCAGCTCTTCTCTCCCGGAAAGATCGCCGCATGA